The region GCACCTCGTCCAGGACCAGCTCGCTGGTGACCGAGGCGCGCAGCGACCACTTGTGCTTGATGTCGGGGGCCGAGAAGCCGGGCGCGTCGGTGGGGACGACAAAGCCGCGGATGCCCTCGTCGGTGTGGGCCCACACCACCGCGACCCCGGCCACCGAGCCATTGGTGATCCACATCTTGCGGCCGGTGAGCACCCAGTCCGAGCCGTCCCGCTTGGCGTACGTCCGCATGCCCGCCGGGTCGGAGCCGTGGTCCGGTTCGGTCAGCCCGAAGCAGCCGATGACCTCGCCGGAGGCCATCCGGGGCAGCCACTGCTGCTTCTGCTCCTCGGAGCCGAAGCGGTGGATGGCGTACATGGACAGGGAACCCTGCACCGACATCAGGGAGCGGATCCCGGAGTCGGCGGCCTCCAGCTCCAGACAGGCCAGGCCGTACTGGATCGGACTGGCACCCGCACACCCGTAGCCGGTGAGGGACATCCCGAGCGCGCCGAGGGAGCCGAGCTCCCGGGCCAGCTCCCGGATGCCGGGCACCTCGCCGCGCTCGAACCAGTCGGCGACATGCGGCAGCACACGGTCGGCGGCCCACTGCCGCATGGTGTCGCGGACCGCGAGGTCCTCGGGGTCGAGGAGATCGTCGAGCCCCAGCGGGTCACGCGGATCGAACGACGGCAGGGTGCCAGCGGACATGGGTGGCGGCCTCCGGTAGATGCGGGTCCGGGTCGCCGGGCGGGTGCCTACCGGTCGCCGGGGCGCGTCCTTCTCGCCCGGCGGCCGAGGTGATCAGCCCGGTCGATCCGACGCTACGGCCGGGTAACCCCTGACGTCCAGACCCGCTCACGCCGCGCCACCAGG is a window of Streptomyces violaceusniger Tu 4113 DNA encoding:
- a CDS encoding acyl-CoA dehydrogenase family protein; this encodes MSAGTLPSFDPRDPLGLDDLLDPEDLAVRDTMRQWAADRVLPHVADWFERGEVPGIRELARELGSLGALGMSLTGYGCAGASPIQYGLACLELEAADSGIRSLMSVQGSLSMYAIHRFGSEEQKQQWLPRMASGEVIGCFGLTEPDHGSDPAGMRTYAKRDGSDWVLTGRKMWITNGSVAGVAVVWAHTDEGIRGFVVPTDAPGFSAPDIKHKWSLRASVTSELVLDEVRLPADAVLPEVTGLRGPLSCLGHARYGIIWGSMGAARSAFESALDYAREREQFGRPIGGFQLTQAKLADMALELHKGILLAHHLGRRMEAGRLRPEQVSFGKLNNVREAIEICRTSRTILGANGISLEYPVMRHATNLESVLTYEGTVEMHQLVLGKALTGIDAFR